A single Corynebacterium stationis DNA region contains:
- a CDS encoding DUF4230 domain-containing protein — MNKVIWNIIGGIVALVAVVALVLWIYKEFFAPEEEVVVSEPKHIDFTLEPIAELALEEYNYTGVGFHSEQRQVFNRNVPFTGNEAIYTFEGSVKAGVKDATEIKVTRQDAEMKFVVTAPEVEIIESHIDSGDIEVLRQSNNPINPVDIQGAFGSVAAEQDKAIDKAIDAGILERAQEELEKHLNVYVKSVVNASDWDQYEVEIRTAGDEEAEGSEEAAEPSSNTES, encoded by the coding sequence TTGAATAAGGTTATCTGGAACATAATCGGTGGGATTGTCGCGCTGGTGGCGGTGGTGGCGCTCGTTCTTTGGATTTACAAGGAATTTTTCGCACCCGAAGAAGAGGTTGTTGTTTCGGAGCCAAAGCACATCGACTTCACACTGGAGCCGATCGCAGAACTCGCCCTCGAGGAATATAACTACACAGGCGTAGGGTTCCACTCTGAACAGAGGCAGGTGTTTAACCGCAACGTTCCGTTCACTGGAAACGAGGCTATCTACACCTTCGAAGGTAGCGTCAAAGCTGGCGTGAAAGATGCAACCGAGATTAAGGTGACGCGCCAAGACGCTGAAATGAAGTTCGTTGTCACGGCACCTGAGGTTGAGATTATCGAGTCTCACATTGATTCGGGTGATATTGAAGTTCTCCGACAAAGCAATAATCCGATCAATCCAGTCGATATCCAGGGCGCTTTTGGCTCAGTTGCTGCCGAGCAAGACAAGGCTATCGATAAAGCAATTGACGCTGGAATTCTCGAGCGCGCCCAGGAAGAGCTGGAAAAGCACCTCAACGTGTACGTGAAATCAGTGGTTAATGCCAGTGATTGGGATCAGTATGAGGTTGAGATTCGCACTGCAGGCGACGAGGAAGCTGAAGGATCAGAGGAAGCTGCTGAACCCTCCAGCAACACGGAGTCCTAA
- a CDS encoding TIR domain-containing protein, translating to MGHKVYISFKTEDILYKETIQSWEHLDYVDKSLNEPIGSTDDDYVLRKIRENYLHDSTVTVFLIGSYSAEFLGEEEQKFIKGELRASLYNGVGNTKSGILGVVLPEMMDSIFKGSYSCSACGGTHNHVDLGESIVINEFSYNYFIPNSGCSWSDSDRYCVLVSWEEFKNEPNKWIDKAYEKRTEPIADKTKVRP from the coding sequence ATGGGCCATAAGGTTTACATTTCTTTTAAGACCGAAGACATATTGTATAAGGAAACAATCCAATCGTGGGAACATTTGGATTATGTTGACAAGTCGCTTAATGAACCGATTGGTTCTACTGATGATGACTATGTACTTAGGAAGATTCGCGAAAACTATCTCCACGATTCCACGGTTACAGTTTTTCTTATCGGCAGTTACAGTGCCGAATTTCTCGGAGAGGAAGAGCAAAAGTTTATTAAAGGTGAGCTCCGAGCTTCGTTGTATAACGGCGTTGGAAATACTAAGAGCGGAATACTGGGAGTTGTTCTCCCGGAAATGATGGATTCAATCTTTAAAGGATCCTATTCCTGTTCAGCGTGCGGCGGCACACACAATCACGTAGATCTTGGGGAATCAATAGTTATCAATGAATTCAGCTATAACTATTTCATCCCGAATTCTGGATGTTCTTGGTCTGACTCAGACCGGTATTGCGTTTTAGTTTCCTGGGAGGAATTCAAGAACGAGCCGAATAAATGGATCGATAAGGCATACGAAAAGCGTACCGAGCCTATCGCGGATAAGACCAAGGTAAGGCCGTGA
- a CDS encoding DUF4231 domain-containing protein — MKLEFPSLLEATEKASASAQKYFFCATGSSFVLLALASVTAFIPTSGPGEKVGAILCVLFFLIAIVIQISSTLSGQEQKWYQARAASESIKTATWEFSVGGESFRIDDESANVRFRDTLKRILSDLESLDIGPEGPKLSAITESMRNLRKSNLATRAQAYRSERVEDQIQWYSNKAKQNKQQHCRFMKLVVGIESLAVVLGILRIAGWIDVDMLSPIAAIAAGLAGWMQAKKYSNLATAYAVTSHEASLVLETLSLDDVECTEPEWAQLVHDAEAAFSREHTMWLARRQGPV; from the coding sequence ATGAAATTGGAATTTCCAAGTCTCTTAGAAGCAACTGAAAAGGCATCTGCGAGTGCTCAAAAATATTTCTTCTGTGCGACGGGAAGTTCTTTCGTGTTGCTTGCGCTTGCTTCGGTGACGGCCTTTATACCTACGTCCGGACCTGGAGAAAAAGTGGGTGCAATTCTTTGTGTCTTATTTTTCTTAATTGCGATTGTGATCCAAATCAGTAGCACTTTGAGCGGGCAAGAGCAAAAATGGTACCAAGCGAGAGCAGCCTCGGAGTCGATTAAGACTGCAACTTGGGAATTTTCTGTTGGTGGAGAGTCTTTTAGGATTGACGATGAATCTGCGAATGTGCGATTTCGAGACACACTCAAGAGAATTCTTTCTGATTTAGAGTCGCTTGACATAGGGCCAGAGGGCCCGAAGCTTTCAGCTATCACTGAATCGATGCGAAACTTAAGGAAGTCGAATTTAGCTACCCGTGCACAGGCTTATCGTTCAGAAAGGGTGGAGGATCAAATTCAATGGTATTCAAATAAAGCCAAACAAAACAAGCAGCAACATTGTCGTTTCATGAAGCTAGTGGTAGGCATTGAAAGCCTTGCAGTAGTTCTTGGTATCCTCCGAATTGCAGGATGGATCGACGTTGATATGCTTTCGCCTATTGCGGCGATTGCAGCAGGATTGGCCGGTTGGATGCAAGCCAAGAAATATTCCAATTTAGCAACAGCTTATGCAGTCACCAGCCATGAAGCTTCTCTGGTGCTTGAGACACTTTCTTTAGATGACGTAGAGTGTACCGAGCCGGAATGGGCGCAGTTGGTGCATGATGCAGAAGCTGCATTTAGTCGAGAACACACGATGTGGCTTGCTCGGAGGCAAGGACCAGTTTAG
- the glnA gene encoding type I glutamate--ammonia ligase, whose protein sequence is MSFKASSVQDVIDFIQAEEVRYLDIRFSDIFGAEHALTVPARLLTEETAVEGFAFDGSSIPGFATVDKSDMILVPDPQTAYVDPFRDHKTLNMQFFVRDPLSQTSYSRDPRSIAQNAEEYLKETGIADTCSIGAEAEFYVFDSVRYSSGVNHSFHHVDSDEGWWRSGEETMMDGSPNRGNQIRINDGYFPVAPYDKTIPVRDDIVYNLEKIGFEIERFHHEVATGGIQEVNYKYSDLLHAGDDMQAFKYIVRNTAEAHGQTATFMPKPLAGDGGSGMHAHQSLWKDGKPLFYDETGYAGLSDIARYYIGGLLKHAPAVLALTNPTVNSYRRLYSGFEAPVNLAYSQSNRSAAIRIPLTGDNPAAKRIEFRAPDPSANPYLAFTAQLMAGIDGILNRIEPGEPVDKDLYELEPEELKGIPRVPHSLEASLEALENDHDFLTAGNVMSEDFLEAYARLKFDREIQPLRQGPSPKEFELYYNV, encoded by the coding sequence GTGAGCTTTAAAGCTTCCTCAGTTCAAGACGTAATCGACTTTATTCAGGCTGAGGAGGTGCGTTACTTAGATATCCGCTTCAGCGATATTTTCGGCGCTGAGCACGCGTTGACTGTGCCTGCCCGTCTGCTGACGGAAGAGACAGCTGTTGAAGGCTTTGCTTTCGATGGCTCGTCTATCCCCGGCTTTGCCACCGTGGATAAGTCGGACATGATTTTGGTCCCGGATCCACAAACCGCATATGTCGATCCTTTCCGTGATCACAAGACTTTGAACATGCAGTTCTTTGTTCGCGATCCACTGTCCCAAACCTCTTACAGCCGCGACCCGCGCTCCATTGCGCAAAATGCCGAGGAATATCTGAAAGAAACCGGCATCGCGGATACCTGTTCCATCGGCGCTGAGGCGGAGTTCTATGTATTCGATTCGGTGCGCTATTCCTCCGGCGTCAACCATTCTTTCCACCACGTAGATTCTGATGAGGGATGGTGGCGCTCAGGCGAGGAAACCATGATGGATGGCAGCCCGAACCGCGGCAACCAGATTCGTATTAATGATGGTTATTTCCCTGTCGCTCCTTATGACAAGACCATTCCGGTGCGCGATGACATTGTGTACAACTTGGAGAAAATCGGCTTTGAGATTGAACGCTTCCACCACGAAGTAGCCACCGGCGGTATCCAGGAGGTCAATTACAAGTACTCTGACCTGCTGCATGCGGGCGACGATATGCAGGCGTTCAAGTACATCGTTCGCAACACCGCTGAGGCTCACGGGCAGACCGCAACCTTTATGCCCAAGCCATTGGCTGGCGATGGCGGCTCCGGTATGCACGCCCATCAATCGCTGTGGAAAGACGGCAAGCCACTGTTTTATGACGAGACCGGTTACGCCGGGCTTTCCGATATCGCCCGCTACTACATCGGCGGCCTTCTCAAACATGCACCGGCAGTGCTAGCTTTGACCAACCCTACGGTCAATTCCTACCGTCGTCTCTACTCGGGTTTCGAGGCCCCAGTGAACCTGGCATACTCCCAGTCCAACCGCTCGGCTGCCATCCGCATCCCACTGACCGGCGATAACCCGGCCGCCAAACGCATTGAATTCCGCGCACCGGATCCATCCGCCAACCCGTACCTCGCGTTCACCGCGCAACTAATGGCAGGCATCGATGGCATCTTAAACCGCATCGAGCCCGGCGAGCCAGTGGACAAGGACCTCTACGAACTTGAACCAGAAGAGCTCAAAGGCATCCCGCGCGTACCGCACTCGCTGGAAGCATCACTCGAAGCACTCGAGAATGACCACGATTTCCTCACCGCCGGCAACGTCATGAGCGAAGACTTCCTCGAGGCCTACGCGCGCCTGAAGTTCGACCGCGAAATCCAACCCCTGCGCCAGGGCCCCTCCCCCAAAGAATTTGAGCTGTACTACAACGTGTAG
- a CDS encoding DUF5129 domain-containing protein, producing MGVSLLMGALGGGALAGGVGAAIDAPQREDFEVANTAEMEITSTFSTEVHNPEGVLSADDEARLERDAERLDAPAVVEQLHYMVFEENDDNVNDTVEEYLRDNRPDLIGDDYFADGVLIVGVGLDPRQAFIFAGEDVAEALDLRESSHLDDALDAIKPGVKDNNIPAGLFAGANAATDISTLAEDRYNDAVGDRIAAMVGSGIGGGGAIFATGLGVGAYRRSKAKKIAQARAEMSLVGKEYGQLAARLDQVDIRAHSLTSPFANATMRSEWEEVRDRFFHIHDQVDSLGNLTSKSSDEKYLEQADAIHQAAVTTREVSYAEDNIDKLYRLEHGDEVVRRIELHALRDDVVEAQVALDDAKSGLYLELQNLRERADSLMNSTQSPDFLDQYVILLGDYRTALEQLRKQKFNDLDESENTALTAPGITSPDYRAGYGYNNFVPFWALSTWHSTNSAAQSSGSGGGANTGFSSGFSGAGGSSSF from the coding sequence ATGGGCGTTTCCCTCCTTATGGGAGCCCTCGGCGGTGGCGCATTAGCCGGGGGTGTCGGGGCAGCTATAGATGCTCCGCAGCGCGAGGATTTTGAGGTTGCTAATACTGCGGAGATGGAGATCACCAGCACATTTAGCACTGAGGTTCACAATCCAGAAGGTGTGCTGAGCGCAGATGATGAAGCGCGTTTGGAGCGTGACGCCGAGCGCCTTGACGCCCCCGCCGTAGTAGAGCAGCTGCACTACATGGTCTTTGAAGAAAATGATGACAACGTCAATGACACCGTGGAGGAATACCTGCGCGATAACCGTCCGGATTTGATTGGTGATGATTACTTCGCGGATGGAGTTCTTATTGTTGGTGTCGGCCTCGACCCCCGTCAGGCCTTCATTTTTGCTGGCGAAGATGTAGCCGAGGCCTTGGACTTGCGCGAAAGTTCCCACTTGGATGATGCACTCGATGCCATCAAGCCCGGCGTTAAGGATAACAACATCCCGGCGGGGCTTTTTGCTGGCGCGAATGCGGCAACGGATATTTCGACCCTCGCGGAAGATCGCTATAACGATGCTGTCGGCGATCGCATCGCTGCGATGGTTGGCTCTGGAATCGGTGGCGGCGGAGCTATCTTCGCTACCGGGTTGGGTGTTGGCGCGTATCGCCGGAGCAAAGCAAAGAAGATTGCCCAGGCTCGCGCCGAGATGTCCCTAGTGGGCAAGGAATACGGTCAGCTGGCAGCACGCCTGGATCAGGTTGATATCCGCGCGCATTCGTTGACCTCTCCGTTTGCGAATGCAACAATGCGCTCTGAGTGGGAGGAGGTACGTGACCGTTTCTTCCATATCCACGACCAAGTGGATTCACTAGGCAATCTCACCTCAAAGTCCTCGGATGAGAAATACCTTGAGCAGGCCGACGCCATTCACCAGGCCGCAGTAACCACGCGTGAGGTTTCTTATGCCGAGGACAACATTGACAAATTATATCGCTTGGAGCACGGCGACGAGGTTGTCCGTCGTATTGAGTTGCACGCGCTTCGCGATGACGTCGTCGAGGCCCAAGTTGCGCTCGACGATGCCAAATCCGGGCTCTACCTCGAACTACAAAATTTGCGTGAGCGTGCGGACTCGTTGATGAACAGCACACAGTCCCCCGATTTCTTGGATCAATACGTCATTTTGCTCGGTGACTACCGCACTGCCCTTGAACAGCTGCGCAAGCAGAAGTTCAACGACCTTGATGAGTCTGAAAATACCGCCCTTACTGCTCCTGGCATCACAAGCCCTGACTACCGCGCGGGCTACGGCTACAACAACTTCGTTCCATTCTGGGCACTGAGCACCTGGCACTCCACCAACTCCGCTGCCCAATCCTCCGGCAGCGGTGGCGGCGCCAACACTGGATTTAGCTCTGGCTTCTCTGGTGCGGGTGGCTCATCGAGTTTCTAG
- a CDS encoding glutamate synthase subunit beta yields the protein MADPHGFQKFNRATPAHRPVPLRLMDYREVYEKAPAGQIEQQATRCMDCGVPFCHEGCPLGNIIPEWNDLVRQNRWREAYDRLHATNNFPEFTGRLCPAPCEGACVLGINDDAVAIKDVELAIVERAFAEGWTTPIKPSLDTGMRVAVVGSGPAGLAAAQQLTRAGHTVTVYERDDRLGGLMRYGVPEYKMEKQWIDRRLEQMRAEGTEFRTGVSPTAADLNAFDAVILATGTPVARELPVDGRELDGIYPAMEYLTWQNRVNEGDYPDSAISARGKKVVIIGGGDTGTDCFGTALRQGAASVTQFDIRPRAPKNRAASTPWPMYPLQYRVATAHEEGEYTITGDESADEIAALGLATREKGTTLGNRTYSVNTVSFHGAEGHVTSLRGNEVEVVNGRRQPIKDTDFELDADLVLIALGFQGAERGGLIHELGVSFDQRGRMVRDTEYRAETKPLFPGFKPPVYITGDNGRGQSLIVWAIAEGRAAAAACDRDLMGESALPIPVTPRSAPLSV from the coding sequence ATGGCTGATCCACACGGATTTCAAAAGTTTAACCGCGCAACCCCTGCGCACCGTCCGGTCCCCCTGCGCTTGATGGATTACCGTGAGGTCTACGAAAAGGCCCCCGCTGGCCAGATTGAACAGCAAGCCACCCGCTGCATGGACTGCGGAGTCCCGTTCTGTCATGAGGGCTGTCCTTTGGGCAATATCATCCCCGAGTGGAATGACCTGGTGCGCCAGAACCGCTGGCGCGAAGCCTATGACCGCCTGCACGCCACGAACAACTTCCCCGAATTTACCGGCCGCCTGTGCCCCGCCCCGTGCGAAGGCGCCTGTGTACTAGGCATCAACGATGACGCCGTGGCAATTAAAGACGTGGAACTTGCCATCGTGGAACGCGCCTTTGCCGAAGGCTGGACCACACCAATCAAACCAAGCCTGGATACCGGCATGCGCGTGGCTGTCGTCGGCTCCGGCCCCGCCGGTCTTGCCGCCGCACAGCAACTCACCCGCGCCGGCCACACCGTCACCGTCTATGAACGCGATGACCGCCTCGGCGGGCTTATGCGCTACGGCGTGCCGGAATACAAAATGGAAAAGCAGTGGATCGACCGTCGCCTGGAACAAATGCGCGCTGAGGGCACTGAGTTCCGCACCGGCGTCTCTCCTACCGCTGCTGACCTCAACGCGTTTGATGCCGTCATCTTAGCCACCGGCACGCCCGTCGCCCGCGAACTTCCCGTCGACGGCCGTGAGCTTGACGGCATCTACCCTGCGATGGAATATCTGACCTGGCAAAACCGCGTCAATGAGGGCGACTATCCCGACTCCGCTATCTCTGCCAGGGGCAAGAAAGTTGTCATTATCGGCGGCGGCGATACCGGCACCGACTGCTTCGGCACCGCCCTGCGTCAAGGTGCAGCCAGTGTCACCCAATTCGATATCCGCCCCCGCGCCCCGAAAAACCGCGCCGCTTCTACCCCATGGCCGATGTACCCACTGCAATACCGCGTGGCCACCGCACATGAGGAGGGCGAATACACCATCACCGGCGACGAATCCGCCGATGAAATCGCCGCGCTTGGCCTTGCCACCCGCGAAAAAGGCACCACCTTGGGCAACCGCACCTACTCCGTCAACACCGTCTCCTTCCACGGCGCAGAAGGCCACGTCACCTCACTGCGCGGCAACGAGGTGGAAGTAGTCAACGGCCGGCGCCAACCGATAAAAGACACCGACTTCGAACTCGACGCCGACCTAGTACTCATCGCCTTAGGCTTCCAAGGCGCTGAACGCGGCGGGCTCATCCACGAACTCGGCGTCTCCTTCGACCAACGCGGCCGCATGGTGCGCGACACCGAATACCGCGCCGAAACCAAACCACTGTTCCCTGGCTTCAAACCACCGGTCTACATCACCGGCGACAACGGCCGCGGCCAATCCCTTATCGTCTGGGCCATCGCCGAAGGCCGCGCCGCCGCCGCTGCCTGTGACCGCGACCTCATGGGCGAATCCGCACTACCAATCCCAGTTACCCCACGCTCTGCCCCGCTGAGCGTCTAA
- a CDS encoding tyramine oxidase subunit B, whose protein sequence is MTASEHADTQINLIWLSEQDMIDAGVTDTAKCVETMEETLILLDKGDYRMAGASANSHGAQINFPDEPEHEGMPANGPDRRFMAMPAYIGGRFNNTGVKWYGSNAENRKNDLPRSIHVFVLNDTVTGAPKAIMSANLLSAYRTGAVPAVGVKHLAVENAEEVGIIGPGVMSRTILASSITQRPSIKRVKIKGRTPASTSRTADYLREKHPGIEFSVVETEQEAIENSDILIAGTSTSPDGPQGFPYFKKEWLKPGALVLAPAAARFDDDFITAGGARLVVDYKGLYAEWFNENGPDVTYERLLGIPGNRWWDMVQEGTLKESDIANIGAIANGDAPARSNDEEIFFYSIGGMPVEDVAWATDVYHQALEKKLGTPLNLWDIPALS, encoded by the coding sequence ATGACCGCAAGTGAGCACGCTGATACTCAAATTAATCTAATCTGGTTGTCCGAGCAGGACATGATCGACGCCGGCGTGACCGATACCGCCAAGTGCGTGGAAACCATGGAAGAAACGCTCATTCTCCTCGATAAAGGTGACTACCGGATGGCAGGGGCATCTGCGAACTCGCACGGCGCACAAATCAACTTCCCCGATGAGCCGGAGCACGAGGGTATGCCAGCTAATGGCCCAGACCGTCGTTTCATGGCGATGCCGGCGTATATCGGCGGGCGCTTTAACAACACAGGCGTGAAGTGGTACGGCTCGAATGCCGAAAACCGCAAGAATGATCTGCCTCGTTCGATTCACGTCTTCGTCCTCAACGACACGGTCACGGGCGCACCGAAGGCCATCATGTCAGCTAACTTGCTCTCTGCTTACCGCACCGGTGCAGTACCTGCCGTAGGCGTGAAGCACCTAGCCGTTGAGAACGCCGAAGAAGTCGGCATCATCGGCCCAGGAGTTATGTCGCGCACTATCTTGGCATCGTCAATCACGCAGCGTCCATCGATTAAGCGCGTGAAGATTAAGGGCCGCACGCCTGCATCGACAAGCCGCACTGCGGACTACCTGCGCGAGAAGCATCCCGGCATCGAATTCTCCGTCGTCGAAACCGAGCAGGAGGCGATTGAGAATTCCGATATTCTCATCGCCGGTACGTCCACCTCTCCGGACGGGCCGCAGGGTTTCCCTTACTTCAAGAAGGAATGGCTTAAGCCCGGCGCGCTAGTCTTGGCGCCCGCAGCAGCGCGTTTCGATGATGACTTCATCACCGCCGGCGGCGCCCGCCTGGTTGTGGACTACAAGGGCCTTTATGCCGAGTGGTTCAACGAGAACGGACCCGATGTCACCTATGAGCGCCTGCTGGGTATTCCCGGCAACCGCTGGTGGGACATGGTTCAAGAAGGAACCTTAAAGGAATCAGACATCGCCAATATCGGCGCGATTGCTAACGGCGATGCCCCTGCCCGTAGCAATGATGAAGAAATTTTCTTCTATTCCATCGGTGGCATGCCCGTAGAAGACGTAGCATGGGCAACAGATGTCTACCACCAGGCACTGGAAAAGAAGCTGGGCACTCCCCTGAACTTGTGGGATATCCCAGCTCTGTCATAA
- the glnA gene encoding type I glutamate--ammonia ligase — protein MAFETVSDVVTYIKEEGIRFVDVRFTDVPGTEHHFTIPAKEFDEDAAEQGLAFDGSSVRGFTSIDESDMTLLPDPATATLDPFRIEKTLNMKFFVHDPLTLEPYARDPRNVARKAEEYLVSTGIADTCNFGAEAEFYLFDSVRYATETNTGFYEVDSNEGWWNRGKATNLDGTPNLGSKVRVKGGYFPTAPYDQTVDVRDEMVTNLQDAGFAVERYHHEVGSGGQQEINYRFNTLLHAADDIQSFKYIVKNTAVKNGKTATFMPKPLAGDNGSGMHAHQSLWKDGSPLFYDEAGYGGLSDIARYYIGGILHHAPAVLAFTNPTLNSYHRLVPGFEAPINLVYSQRNRSAAIRIPITGSNPKAKRIEFRAPDPSGNPYFGFATMMMAGLDGIKNRIEPHAPVDKDLYELPPAEQASIPQAPTSLESALKALEADHDFLTEGDVFTEDLISTYIQYKHDNEIAPVRLRPTPQEFELYFDC, from the coding sequence ATGGCCTTCGAAACTGTTTCGGACGTAGTCACCTACATCAAGGAAGAGGGCATCCGTTTCGTGGATGTGCGCTTTACTGACGTGCCTGGCACGGAACACCACTTCACCATCCCGGCAAAAGAATTTGATGAAGATGCAGCCGAGCAGGGCTTGGCTTTCGATGGCTCCTCAGTGCGTGGTTTCACTTCCATCGACGAGTCAGACATGACGCTGTTGCCGGATCCTGCAACGGCAACCTTGGATCCATTCCGTATTGAAAAGACGTTGAACATGAAGTTCTTCGTGCATGATCCGCTGACTTTGGAGCCGTATGCGCGTGATCCGCGCAATGTGGCGCGCAAAGCGGAAGAGTACTTGGTGTCTACCGGTATTGCAGATACCTGTAACTTCGGCGCGGAGGCAGAGTTCTACCTGTTTGATTCGGTGCGCTATGCCACCGAGACTAATACGGGTTTCTATGAGGTGGACTCGAATGAAGGCTGGTGGAACCGCGGCAAGGCGACGAACCTGGATGGTACGCCGAACCTGGGATCGAAGGTGCGCGTGAAGGGTGGCTACTTCCCCACCGCGCCTTATGACCAGACGGTAGATGTCCGCGATGAGATGGTCACTAACTTGCAGGATGCAGGTTTCGCGGTTGAGCGCTACCACCACGAGGTCGGCAGCGGTGGACAGCAGGAGATCAACTACCGCTTCAATACGTTGTTGCATGCGGCGGATGATATTCAGTCGTTCAAGTACATCGTCAAGAACACCGCTGTGAAGAATGGCAAGACAGCAACGTTTATGCCCAAGCCGCTGGCCGGCGATAATGGCTCCGGTATGCACGCGCACCAGTCGCTGTGGAAGGACGGCTCGCCGCTCTTCTACGATGAGGCCGGCTACGGCGGCCTGTCCGATATCGCGCGCTATTACATCGGCGGCATCTTGCACCATGCACCGGCAGTGCTGGCGTTTACGAACCCGACGCTGAACTCGTATCACCGCCTGGTCCCAGGCTTTGAGGCGCCGATTAACCTGGTGTACTCCCAGCGCAACCGCTCGGCGGCGATTCGTATCCCGATTACGGGCTCGAATCCGAAGGCAAAGCGCATCGAATTCCGCGCGCCGGATCCATCAGGAAACCCCTACTTCGGTTTCGCCACGATGATGATGGCGGGTCTAGACGGAATCAAAAACCGCATCGAGCCGCATGCGCCAGTGGATAAGGATCTGTATGAGCTGCCACCGGCAGAGCAGGCATCGATTCCACAGGCACCGACCTCACTGGAGTCAGCGCTAAAGGCACTCGAGGCGGACCACGACTTCCTCACCGAGGGCGATGTGTTTACTGAAGACCTCATCAGCACCTATATCCAGTACAAGCACGATAACGAGATCGCGCCGGTACGTCTGCGCCCAACCCCGCAGGAATTTGAACTCTACTTCGATTGCTAA